Below is a genomic region from Medicago truncatula cultivar Jemalong A17 chromosome 3, MtrunA17r5.0-ANR, whole genome shotgun sequence.
GAAATGAAGCTAATTTAGCAATCTCTTGCTCGCCGTTATCTTGCATAAGGAGATATCCAATGATCTTCGTAGCATGTTCTGGCTCAAATCTTTGAATTTTATCTAAAACAATCCTTGTACATTCAGAAATATCCATACTTTTTCTTGTTACTGCACATGGTCCCAAAAACAAACACAAGTGAGACAGATGAGAAAATAATCTTAGAGAAATTACACAACAACGTGTCTGGATTGACAGCGAGTTTGACAGAATCACCATATGCCACTGTGGTTTTGACAAAAATTACACTTCgaagcttcaacaaaatcacggtGTCACAGTGATTTAGTCAAACTCACGGTGAATCCAAAcaccaaatataaaaattgaccaaaaaatacaaacaactAGAAAAAGATTTTCAATTCAACAAACCGtgtaaaacaaaaagttatgaTCTTCAACCAAAATAAACCCTAGTCTATGAACCTAGTATATAGGCAAGTGACAACATAACAAGACACAGAAACATCCTTTTATAGAGAAAAACATTCTACACACTACCACTAGGTTTTTCTCAAAATGGAAgtatttttaatgcaaaatagAAATTGGGTATacttgaaataaaatcaaatacaaGAAAACCAAGCCATTTTTCCAATTAAAATCCATTACTACCATTTCAAATTTTGAtctcaaaatagaaaaaaatgttataaaaattcaacaatCTAAACAACACATactcaaaacataaaaataaataaaaaaataaaacatttttttttgcaaggttCATAGTTCATACCTATCAAACAGAAGAAGAGAAACAGTATGCAAGTGCTTCAAGCACAAAACATTTCAACACTCAAAGACACATCATCATTgttcaatataaaaaatgtaaagagaTGAATTAATGTTTATGAAAGAGTGAGAATTTATTAATAAGAGAGATACAATGCAATCTATGTCACTATTTAAGTGCAATCTAAGCATTAACACACTCAGTTTATCTCTGACTCTTTCTCACTCTGTGCTGTGCTGTCTTATCTATATTTGGTTTCCTTAAAATCTGTTTTCAAAAATCACTTCCACCTGTTCAAATATCACATATTTTAGGCAATATTTTTTGCTTCATCGTTGAGGACCATTACTCATTCTTTCTACTGTGTCAGTCACCAATGACAccctttaattattattattatttatttatttataaaaatgtctCTTTTGGCAAATTTAatatactatttattttttattttttttaaataaactaataaGGCACTAACCACTGAATGATTCATTGTTTACCATAATTGTCTCAATTTTTAGTTGGTTACAACCACAAATAAAAAACTAGTTGTGtataaacacataaaattaaacattatttaattagtgaaataaataaatatcatttgaatattttttatttctaccTTTTTACCTTTTGTCCGTTTCTAAATATTGTAtctaaggtaccgtttggccaggtttttttcggtctaaaagctactttaaaacaaagttaaaataaagctctttaagaaaaaggctaaagctgtttggtttctttatttttttttagttctaaagttatttttgagttaaaagctgtttagcaaaaatattgtacaaaactttgaatttattattttttggtggtgtctggggttcgaacccgggaccttgcatatatttatgcattgtctatatataaaaaaactttgaattcattatgaattaacataataaataaaaaaatgtctaaaatattttttgaagggaaaaaatgtttaaaatataaaagatatatttttaccaatacatttactcaatgacgtttattttgtgtaacatgaatacaaatttgtacaatatcttttccaattatactctataacaaattttgttataagaataccatatttttagtgttggttaaaaagataagaatttatattatataatattatatttgttacgtgtcattgaaaatgatatgtttagtttttttaataagaaaaaaatatgcatagtttgttacaatacaaatgtgtaaattatatataagtataatttttttaggcaactacacttgtacttttaattaaaatcaaaattttataaaaataattatacgcattacacaacactaacaaaaattatacgcattagcataacaaaaaaaaaaacagaaagaggaacataaagtattactctaaacgctaacgtgtgtgtgtatttccgtggttgaagaaagggaataaaaatatccggtttcattcattgacagcgtgaatacaaatatttgcgaggttgtgatgatcaaaagatattgaaattaatatataagtgataaaaagataataaaaatccttaaaaaaatagataataaacttaaatggaacctcattaaaaaattaaatggaccggttaaaaaaataaaataaaataaaatggaagaaaaaagcatattgaaaaaataaaacaaaaggttgccggcgggagttgaagagaggtgcttgtgaaataaattggggagaaatagttttttgaagtagcattcaacaacttttggttaaagctcattccattcaattttatgcattctaaaaaaagtactttttctTGAAggtattttattgatattgtatttggcctaacttctccttaaaaacgtagaaaagctgaaaaaaagtCAGGCCAAACAGTACCTTAAATCTTGTAATCATACATGACTTTTTtctaattaactaattttcttCCCAAAGGGGGCAATGAGCAATGAAGAGAATCacataaaatcaataatataGTGACAGAAAGAAACACATCCAAAATAATTAGCATGTAGGCAAGTGTTATTACACcatcaattcaattttttcgaataaaataatgaaaaataaaataaaatttatgcaattacttaaagaaaaataggtacttttttttgttgttgcaagGTTAAATCAAAAGACAAACCGTAAAATAGAAATCAAAAAGactacaatatatttttttttaaaaaagttcatGTTGCATCTGCTCTAAGGATGTCCTTAAACATCAGAAGATCGAAGAAGCATGAATcaagaaaatacataaataaaatcaaatatccaGCACAATGAACATCATTAGAGTTTTGAATGAgaccatcaaaatcaatttgAGAAGGATTGTCAAGAGTAACTTCTGCAAATATCAATGATTAGCTCAGAGAGATTCAAATATTCCAAACatatacataaaataatttaaatcaagAGGGCATTCAAACGATAAATTCGACACCAAATTTGGTATCAGTTTTTTATATGGAtagataaatgttttttttgtttattttttatttttataaaaagttatttaattagATAATGAatataaaagtataaataaaataatgatacgGATACGGTAGAATTTAAAAGGGATACATCAAAATTAGAAATatctaaatattataataatgtcGTTGCACCAAAAAGTTAATGAtattgtaaataattttttgggcATATTCcaaataaatatgatattattttttggaataaataataaaaacaattcgGAAAACCCAATGTGGTAAACCAACCATAGACTTGATCAAAAGCAGGGGTCGGCAACATGTGTATAGCACGAATGTAGATTTTTGTGAGAAAATACATTAAATAGGGAAATGGGGTGTGGCTGAATATGCACCGTTGGATTGGATTCTTGAGATTCTAAGATTTCAATCCTTATTGGATAAATTTGAGAAAGAGAGGTCAAGCTcgttttttataaatatttatacaaaaatatataaaatcatgACCATTATAATGTCGAAGTCATTATGATTAAGCAAAACATTGAAGATTACAaaaagtatatgaatgtatattgaTGCACGGTTTCGGTTCTgccaagtgtaccaaatcgtttaccaaataataaagtgataagtagagtatcgtatccacataaattgtcgtttcgtccaaacaattcacattacttatttttgtaagttgacAGTATAAAAGTTaggttgcaatttttatctgtttgcagcAAATTTATCTATTTTAGTTGCAGAAAAATAAACAGCGGTTAGAATTTTTCGAATCccgtgtatatatatatatatatatatatatatatatatatatatatatatatatatatattgttggataataaGTAATAGTAATGTTGTAACACCCCAAATTCGtagatgaattttatttatattatgctAAATTGTTACTATTTGTGTGCAATGATGTAGTGTGATAATTTTCAACAAGTGAAGAAGATAAAGGATGATTTAATGAAAATGAGAACTTCTCGATATCAAATCAACAAGAGGCGACGGTGGAGGAAATGAGGGTGGTAAATTTACAAGGTGAGAGATGGGGCTTTATGTGGAGGCGTCGACTATTTGGGTGGGAAGAAACCCTTCTTGCGAGCTTATTGTGTGAGATGGATGGTTTCTTGGGCTCAAATGAAGAGGATAGGTGGAGGTGGAAGTTGGGGGAGGAGGAGGTTTACACGGTTAAATCAATGTATGTGAAGTTGGAAGGAAGGTAGGTGGAGGATGGAGTTCACTCGGAGGGAGAGAAGCGTGTTTTTCGACACATTTGGAAGGATGGAGTTCCATCTAAGGTGACCGCTTTTGTGTGGAAGGCATTTTTAGACCGCATTCCAACTAGATTGAATTTGGAGATTAGACAATGTTTGCCCCCGGATATTGGTTCGAATTGTGTCTGGTGTGTGTCGTCGAACGAATTCACTtcccatatttttcttcattgtgaGATGGCTAGGCGAATTTGGATGAAGCTTATGTCGTGGCTAGACTTGAATTTCATTATGCCCCCAAACTTGTTTATTCATTGGGAGTGTTGAAGTAGTGGTGTTATGCACAAGAAAATCCGGAAGGGGTTGAGAATGATTTGGCAAGCGGCAATTTGGAGTATTTGAAAAGCTCGGAATGATTGTATTTTTAATGGTGTGGTGACTAATTGGGATGAGGTCGTCGACGATGTAAAGGTGCTGTCATGGAGATGGTTGTTGGGCAAATTCAATGTTCTGGCTTGTTTATATTACGAGTGGGAATGGAGCCCTCGCGATTGTTTGATGAGATGACAGTTGGTTGTTAGGTGGGGCGCTGTCTAGTTTTTGGTTTGCTGGTTTTTCTGCTGCTGTCAATAGCCGTTCTGGTGTTGGGTTTTGCCTGCTGTCTTGCCCTCGAAACAGCCAGTATGTGGCTTGCTTGGTTTTTTCCTAAGTCTGTTTGTGTTGTGGAGTTGGTGCAGTTTCAGCCGGAAGGGGTTTTGGCTTATGCTAGCAGCTGTGGTGCCTATGCAGGCCTGCtatcttttggtttttttctggttttttcATTAGTGCAGCTCACTTTATCTGATTGTGAGGCAGGGGTATCCTTTTGTAGGTGCTCCTCTAGGTGTGCTTTAGTTTGTATACCTCGGCCTCATGATTTTTAGGGGTTGTAATTGTCCCTTTGCGGGTTTTTGGTGCTTTCTTTGGTTCCTTTTCCGCGAGTGTTGGTGTTTCTTTCACCCTCTCGACGAAGAATAAACTttgctgtttcaaaaaaaaataaaaaatgaaaaggagaACTTTTAATGTCAcgcatcttcttcttttttaatgacaaatatatattatataaataaaaaaaagaaatctgCTATAAAGAgtacaaacatatatataaaagttagtGTACAAGAAGTACTCAAGTTAAGCGATAATAAAATCAAAGACTCCTTCCGACAGAAAAATAAGAGCAAAATATTTTTCTGTGTTGCATAATTTGTGCTATCGACTTTTAATCAATTTACAAGTTTATTGAGTAGTGGATGCATACAAATGGAGCGTTTCGGTGTTATTTGATTTTCATGTGTTTGAGTCTTGTGGAAAGGTTGCAACGAAAACAATTTCAATAACTTAGATAGGTAGCATGATGAAAGGGTTTGATTATCCGTTGTAAAAATAACAACCAAAACTACAGAAGTAGAAGAAACATGCACAACACTCAGAGCCTATCTTGTCCAAGCAAAGCTCTCATAACATATTAATGTCTTATTACAATCATTCAAAGAAAAGATCTCACAACATATTATACATCATAAACAACTCAATTTTCTTGAATCAATGGACAAAGATGGTAGAGATAACAATGAAAAAcaacacatttattttttactgaGGAAATGTGCCAAAACAAGActagaaaagaaagaagcaaCGCTGATAGAAAAGTCCACTTGAAAAATGTGAATCTCAAATTCACTGATGGCAATCACCTGCAGTTCATGACAATGACAAGACAATTTAATATAATGATTGTAAGAACCTTGTTAAAAAATGAGTGATTTCATATGTAAgcttaaatttaataaatataatattgcaAAAAATcgagaaattatttttattttttctgctAATAGtcaagaaattattttaaatattatagaATGCTTGTATTTTGATAactaaacaataaatattaccgcaattttttgtttttccttcaaattgTAGGCAAGCGACAGCGTaccttttatttcaaaatttctacAGAGGGCACTTGGTTGAAGATCCAACGTTCTTTTCCTTCATCAGGAGCAATGCTCTGTCTAAGTTCTTCACTCATATAATGAAGACGGAGAACTTGAAGCTCGTGTAAGTGTTGAATGCCAGTTGGTAACGTCATCAGTTGGGGAATGTACCATAAAGTGAGCTTTTTCAGAGAACCCAATGCACCTTCGTCAATAAGGATGTGACTCAATTCATGGAAATCAGCAAGATATAGtttcttcaaattcataaacaacCCTTCTTGAAAATGTAAACTTTCGAAATTGTCTTCATAACGGTGACCACCACCAGCAAAAGTGAGGGACAACAAATTTGGCATACTTTGGAGTAATTTCATTGCATCATTCTCTGGCTTCGGAAGATTCACTTTCAGCTTAACAAGATTCTGGAGTTTTGAAATCCACTCAGGCAACTTCGGAAGCTTAGGTGGGGGTGAATTCAAATCCAGATCAATGAATGTGTAAGGCACGACTCCAATAATATATAGTTTCTCCAATTTTTGCATCTGATTGATTGAGGAAGATAGAGCACTCATATATTTACTCCTAACACCGTACAAGACCAACTCCCTTAGCTGATTTAGCTTTCCTAGCTCTTCAATTAGCTCTACAACTCTACtgtcattttcatcttctcctTCATCTAAATAAACATCACTTAGAGTTTTGTAGGGATGTCATGCCTCCAATACCATCTTTCAATTGAATCAAAGACATTTGGTTGCCTAAAAAATGGCGTAACTTTCTAAGCTTGCAAATCTCCTTTAACATATTACGCAATGCGAACAGTGCAACTCTTAAATCCAAAGTCTCTAGGTTCACGAGCATGCCAATGGATTTTGGAAGTCCAGTTGAATATCTTCCTCCAATCATCCAGAACTCAATATTTCAAATGGTTCAAATTTCCCAAATCATTAGGAATTTCTATTAATTCCTTATGCATCAAAGCAAGCACCTTCAACCGCCTATATTTTGTAGGGATCGTCCTTACAAAGGATTTTAGTGATGTTTTATGTCTCAGAACAAGCAGTGATCGAACATGTGAGTTTTCAATACTTTTCATTAACTTATCAGAACTAGTTGCTATTGATAGGCGTCAAATCATTCCAGTTAATGACAGTTGTTTGCTCGTAATATTCTTGCAAAAACTTAAATCCTCATATTTTCTAAGGATCATTTCATGCACTAGATCGTGAACACGACAACTTTTTACTCTTCCATCAATACTGACTGAATCTACTTGCACCAAACTTCTATGGATTAACTCTTTTAAATATCCTTCTGCAACCTCTTCCATTGTCCTTCCCCCGTATTCTTTCACAAACCCCTCAGCAATCCATTGACGAGTCAATGTATCTGAATAAACTTCGTAGTCTTCGAGATATAATCCAAAATACAAGAAACATGACTTGAGGTAGTAAAGGCAAATCATGGTAACTAAATCCTAAAATTTTTCTTATTATGGAATATTCCTCTAACTCTGCATTTATATTTTCACTAAACTTAGACCATTCAATTGGATTTCTATCTTTGCGAGATAAAATATTACCTATGACTACAATTGCGAGAGGTAATCCTTtgcatttttcaataatttcggaagatatataaaaaagattttttggACAAAATCCGTCCAAGTCACGGAACGCCTTCtttttaaacaaatccaaaGATTGTTTTTCAGATAAACGTTCCAGCTCATGCACTTTACCGAAAGATTTCTTACAATCATCTGTAACATCCTTGTTTCTTGTTGTGATTAATATCTTACAACCATTTTTGTTATCAATCATAGCAAATTCAAATATCTTGCCAAAAATGTGACTCCTATACATTATCAAACACTACAACGTACCTTTTTCCTTGCAAGTTGTTTCTCACTTCATCAACTAATGGCTTTCGATCCATTTGATGGAGACTCTGAGGAGGATCTTTCCTTCGTTGTTTGTAAATCTCCAGCAAAATGTCCCTCAACACTTTTTCTATGTTGTATGGTCGAGATACCGTGATCCATATACATAACAATCAAAGTTCTTAACTACCTTTTGGTTGTCAAAAACTTTTCTGGCTAGAGTGGTTTTTCCCAGTCCTCCCATTCCAACAATGGAGACAACTGTGCGATCTTGAAGTCTTCAATGCTTTCAAGTTCCTCTTTCAATTCTGCAATTTCTTTTGGGACAACCCTAATCATATTGAATGCTTCCTTCAAGAGTGGAAGCAAATGATCATGGGCTAGCGGAAGCAAGTGATCACGGGCGCAGGAAAGTGCAGTGTCACACATTTTGTTGTATCTTTGATTTGAATTTGCTAATGTTATGAGTGAGATGAGTGGTGAGGAGAATGCTATTAATCCTTCAAGATTAAATAGCGTAAAGTCTAGCAATGAGTCATGAGTAATCATAtcttatgtcatttttttctgtcaaaattttGTCATTATAGCGCAAAGTCTAGCAATGAATCATGAGTAATCTTATcatgtcatttttttcttttaaaattttgtcgtaCAAGAGCAAATTGATCATATCATTCAATTAGTGGTAATTAGCTGTTTAAGGATATAAcactattatatccttaattgAATATAACACTATTAAGGATATAacactattttttcttttaacaccaacaatataacattattataataaaatttatttaaggatataattgaatttaatattGTTCCTATTGTAGTGagtattttaatcaaatttatcttattttttaattaatttaaatattgttatataaataaaggcataagttaagaaatcaaattgtaacaaaaaaaagttaagcaGTCAAAGGtagaaaaaattgtatttttagtcccttaactatttaggtagtatcgttttggttctttaattaaaatttgatttattttggtcccttaacttttctgtgttacacattttggtcctttccgttaattttaattcaaaagagggagtaaaagtaaaattgaatttatttgcTAACAATTGTCTATTctgcaaaattttcaaaacaaatgtCTATTGGTATGCAATTAACAAAAGAGCTTCAAACTAGCTTCACTGTTTATGTTTCATTTCTTTAATTCTCTAACTGTGGATTAGCAGAGTTAATTTGAAGGGAGGttagtgtattttttaattttctggTTTCAGGATGTTTGTGTATTTTAACAACTGgtcaatgcaataataataataataatggatAGTTTTTTTCAATGGCAAAGTTATCATCATATATAGAAAATAGTAGAAAGATCAGTACTCTAATTCAATACAAACAACAACCAAACCTCTAGAGGAAGAAAGGCTGGTAGAAGAAGAAAAGTTCACAGTTCACacaacatatattatacaatcaTAAACAACTCAATTTTCTTGAATAAACTCACAAATAGCTATATATATAACgcatttatttatataacacatttatttttattgaggaaGGGAAGTGCCAaatcaaaaacagaaagaaGCAATGTTGAATCTCAAATCCACCGACGGTCATCACCTGCAGTTCACAccaaaattattaatatatataaaacacaataatggaatgattagaCAATTGAATGCAAGGATTAATATAAGAATTGGAAATAGTAACAGGAGGCAATAGTCgagaatttgtttttttggcaAGATGTCGAGAAATTATTTTATTCCTAAAAATAACGTAATGCTTGTATTTTGATGACTAAACTAAGGTTCTCAAAATCGGAACTTTACATCAGGTCGAAATGGAATAGCAAAATCGGgactcgtaaaatcgcaatcaaaatcaaaagattttattCAAGGACTTTTGTAAAATCGATAAAATTGTAAAACCGCAAacaaaatcgatggattttaccaaaaaataataataataaatatatgttataaatggtaaatgacttagtttataagaaatcgtaaaatcgcaatcaaaattcATGGATTTTGCTTATTTTAGGATTCTACTATGAATTCAAATTGTTGAAGctgaaaaaaaatcttaaaatcctGAATTTTAGGATTTAAGTCGGAATTTTGATAACAATGGactaaacaataaatattaccaaaaaaaaaatttcttcaaattgtTGGGAAGCGAAAGCGTACCTTTCCATTACATAGTTTCTATAGAGAACAATTGCTCTTCTCCATCATCAATGCTCTGTATAAGTCCATCACTCGCATAAAAAACACTGAGAACTTCAAGCTTGTGTAAGTGTTGAATGCCAGTTGGTAAAGTCATCAGTTGGAAGATGGCGTCAAAAGTGAGCTTTTTCAGAGAACCCAATGCACCTTCGTCAATTAGGATGTGActcaaattgaagaaattagcAAGATATAGTTCCTTCAAGTTCTTAAACCATCCATCTTGGAAATGTAAACTTTCCACTTCATAATTTCCTTCCTCAAAGAATTCGAGGGACAACAAATTTGGCATACTTTGGAGTAATTTCATTGCATCATTCACTTCCCTCGTAAGGCTTACATTCAGCTTGACAAGATTTTGGAGTTTTGAAATCCACTCAGGCaacttatttaatttaaggTCTTGAAGTTTAACACGTTGAAGCATAGGTGGGGGTGAATTCAAATCAAGATCAATGAATGCGCCATATCCCATTCCGATTCCGACTCCTTTAATACTTAGTTTCTCCAATTTTTGCATCTCATTGATTGAGGAAGATATACCACTCATATATTTACTCTTAAGACCGCTCAAGCTCAATTCCCTAAGCTGCTTTAGTTTTCCCAGCTCTTCTATTAACTCTACAACTCtattatcattttcatcttcataatcATCTAAATAAACACTATTTAGAGTTTGTAGCGATGTCATGCCTCCAATACCATCCTTCAACTGAATCAAAGACATAAAGTTGCCTAATAAATGGCGTAGCTTTCTAAGCTTGCAAATCTCCTTCGGCATATTAGGATGTTCAAATTTTGGAGATCTTAAATCCAAAGTCTCTAGGTTCACGAGCATGCCAATGGATTTTGGAATTTTTGGAAATATAGGATATGTTTCTCCAATCACAAAGAACCCAAAATATTTCAAGTGGTTCAAACTTCCCAAATCCTTAGGAACTTCAAGCCGTTCACGGTTGCTCAAAGCAAGCACCTTCAACCGCCTATATTTTGTAGGGATCGTCTTTACAAAGGATTCAAGTGATCTTTGAGGTTCGAAAACAAGCAATGATCGAACATGTGAGCTTTCAATACCTTCCATTCGATTATCATAATTGGGTGCTATTGATAGGCGTCGAATCATTCCAGTTAAAGACAATTGTTTGCCCTCAGTAATATTCTCGCAAAAGCTTAAATGCTTATGTTTTTCAAGGATCATTTCATGCACTAGATCATGAACACGACAACGTTTTACTCTTCCATCAATACTGATTGAATCTACTTGCACCAAACTTCTATGTATTAACTCTTTTAAATATCCTTCTGCAACCTCTTCCATCGTTCTTTCCCCATATTGTTTCACAAACCCTTCAGCAATCCATTGTCGAGTCAATGTCTTTGAATGAACTTTATAGTCTTCAGGATATAATCCAAAATACAAGAAACATGACTTGAGGTAGTAAGGCAAATCATGGTAACTAAATCCTAAAATTTTTCTTATTATGGAATATTCCTCTAACTCTGCATTTATATTTTCACTAAACTTATACCATTCCATTGGAATTTTATCTTTGGGAGCTAAAATACCACCAATGACTACAATTGCTAGTGGTAATCCTTtgcattttttaacaattttggaAGATATATCAATAAGATTTTCTGGACAACGTCCATTTAAGTCATGGAATGCCTTCTTATTGAACAACTCAAAAGATTGTTCTACAGTCAAACCTTTTAGTTCATACACTTCAACAAAAGAAGATTTCTTACAAGTATTCGCAACATCCatgtttcttgtagtgattAATATCCTAGAACCCTTTTTGTTATCAATCATAGCAAATTCAATATCATGCAAAAAATGTGACTCCCATACATCATCAAACACTACAACATACCTTTTTTCTTGCAAGTAGTTTCTCACTTCATCAACTAATGACTGTCGATCCATTTGACGGAGACTCTGAGGAGGAACTTTCCTTTGTTGTTTGTAAAACTCGAGCATAATGTCCCTCAACACTTTTTCTGTATTGTATGGTCGAGACACCGTAATCCATACACGACGATCAAAGTGTTTTACGACCTTTGGGTTGTCAAAAACTTTCTTCGCTAGAGTGGTTTTTCCCAGTCCTCCCATTCCAACAATGGAGACAATTGTCCGGTCTGCTCTTCCTGCTaccaaaaaatcaatcaatttgtcTCTTGTCTTATCAAATCCTACAACATCAGCTTCAACCATGTAAAGTGGAGCGTCTCGAAGGTTCTGAAATAATGAGGCGTTTCTGTTTGTTGCATAACTAGTTGATGCTTTATCCGAAGAAGATTGGATATAG
It encodes:
- the LOC11444834 gene encoding disease resistance protein RPM1 translates to MCDCKDALACARDHLLPLARDHLLPFLKEAFNMIRGVPKEIEELQEELERIEVFINDADKRADDVEDKKIKDMIKQLIEASFHIEDVIDDYIFLEEQHAPDPGCAAGVTNCVKTMAFRLQIAYKIQNIKSRISEINDTRTEKDHGFYIQSSSDKASTSYATNRNASLFQNLRDAPLYMVEADVVGFDKTRDKLIDFLVAGRADRTIVSIVGMGGLGKTTLAKKVFDNPKVVKHFDRRVWITVSRPYNTEKVLRDIMLEFYKQQRKVPPQSLRQMDRQSLVDEVRNYLQEKRYVVVFDDVWESHFLHDIEFAMIDNKKGSRILITTRNMDVANTCKKSSFVEVYELKGLTVEQSFELFNKKAFHDLNGRCPENLIDISSKIVKKCKGLPLAIVVIGGILAPKDKIPMEWYKFSENINAELEEYSIIRKILGFSYHDLPYYLKSCFLYFGLYPEDYKVHSKTLTRQWIAEGFVKQYGERTMEEVAEGYLKELIHRSLVQVDSISIDGRVKRCRVHDLVHEMILEKHKHLSFCENITEGKQLSLTGMIRRLSIAPNYDNRMEGIESSHVRSLLVFEPQRSLESFVKTIPTKYRRLKVLALSNRERLEVPKDLGSLNHLKYFGFFVIGETYPIFPKIPKSIGMLVNLETLDLRSPKFEHPNMPKEICKLRKLRHLLGNFMSLIQLKDGIGGMTSLQTLNSVYLDDYEDENDNRVVELIEELGKLKQLRELSLSGLKSKYMSGISSSINEMQKLEKLSIKGVGIGMGYGAFIDLDLNSPPPMLQRVKLQDLKLNKLPEWISKLQNLVKLNVSLTREVNDAMKLLQSMPNLLSLEFFEEGNYEVESLHFQDGWFKNLKELYLANFFNLSHILIDEGALGSLKKLTFDAIFQLMTLPTGIQHLHKLEVLSVFYASDGLIQSIDDGEEQLFSIETM